Genomic window (Chionomys nivalis chromosome 7, mChiNiv1.1, whole genome shotgun sequence):
CCATCAGCCTCCTGCTTCCCCACTCCTCCCTTTCCCACCTGGGCCCTGACGATCTCTGCCCCGGCATCCTAACCCACATCTCAGTCAGCCCCATACCAGACGCTAGCTGAGACAGGTACCCCAGACCTAGAAACGTCCCTAAAGGGTCTGAACTTTCTGTATTTTGCTCTGGTCCATTCCAGACAGCTGTTTCCTCAAAGGACAGGGAGgtaaaaaggagagggaggaggttgGGCTGTGTAGTTTCTATCTTTCACCAAGGCACATTCCCACTCCATGGAAGGCCAAGATCTGTAAGCCCCTCtttcttccagcctgagtccccaGAAGAGGGGTCCTACTCACAGATCCTGGACCCCTGACATTCCCTACCATGTTAGTTTAAAGTTACAACACTTGAGGAGCCAAGGCTCAGCTCGGAGTCTGGAGCCAGGATGAGGGATGGGTAAAAACCTGCTAGCAGCAAACTTGCCCCCAGTGGGCCTCACCTTGAGATAGATGACGGCGTCTGTGCCAAAGCCCTCCATAGAGAAGAGCTGCAGGTCCCCTTGGAAGTACTTGGCGTAGAGACGGGAAATGGGGAGTCCATACCCAAAACCAGCCTGCAGGTTAAGTCACAGGTCATAAAGTGAGCCAGGGATGCCCAGCTAGGGACAGGCAGGGGTGCTGGAACACGGGTGAGGAAGGGACATTTCTGGAGCAGATGGTGGTAGATGGTAGACAGGGGAACTTCAGAGGAAGTAGAGAGGGAAGCTGGACAGGAGAGCTCGACCCAGAGGCCCGAGCCCCTTCCCTAAGCCCACGCTGCCTATTCCACGGGAGCTGGGACAAAAGTGCTAGCAATTAGCAatgcagaaagaaagagggaagagagagcatTGAGGAGAAGTGACAGCTCAGCGGATAGACAGATGGACGGATGGGCAGATAGATGATCAGCAGGCAGGGGGCAAGCAGTGGAGAGATGGAAGGCCTGGCTTCAGGACTGTCACCACACAGtcatgggtgggggtggagtaTGCCTGGGAGTTAGGAGAGCAGGAGCCAGGGGGCAGGAGGAAGCCATCTCACCAGTGGGGTACCCCCAGTGCCGGGCTGGGGTGTGGGGGCTGTGGAGTACATATAGCTGAAAAGCCTCTCGATCTTCCTCAGGGGGACACCCCCACCTCGGTCACTCATCTGGGAGACAAGGAACATGTGAGATGCCCTCCAGGGTTACAGTCTCCACTCCTCACCCTAATTCCCATGGCCTCCCAAGTCGAGGGTCCCATACTTTAATGGACAGATCTTCTTCACCCAAGGCCACCATAATCTTGATAGGGGGGAGAGTGAGGCTGGACTCGTGGCTTTCCACAGTGGCCCGCATGGCATTCTGGGGAGGGAATGAAGGACACGGTAAGGGAAGCGCTGCTGAAGCTGAGGGCCTAGGGCTGGCCCTCCCAGTGCCCCCTCAGTAGGACAGCCTTCTTACCTTGAAGAGCTCAAAGAGCATGTGGTAGAGGTGGGAGGGGACGTAGACCATGTGAATGGGCTGGGTGGCATTAGTGGCTGCGGGAATCAAGACCAAGAACAGAAGCACAGCAGGGTCCACAATCTTATCGACAGGGCGATCCCCGTAGCCCTTGTTCCTTCAGAGCAgacctcccaccccccaccccacagctGCAGCTAATAGGTGGCTGTGTACCTTCCAGACCCCCCCCCACAGCTGCAGCTAACAGGTGGCTGTGCACCTTCCAGACCCCCCCCCACAGCTGCAGCTAACAGGTGGTGGCTGTGCACCTTCCAGACCCCCCCCCACAGCTATGGCTAACAGGTGGCTATGCACCTTCCAGACCGATCCCTCCACAGCTGTGCCTAACAGGTGGCTGTGTACCTTCCAAGTTGCCGTAGCTAGTAACGTAGGTACTGGCCGCCCAGAAAGATCTCTTAATTAAGCCACTGCGGTCTGCGGAGGTGTCCCATCACACGTCACTCTCCCTGGcctttgtcctctgaccccacatcATGTCCTTCACTTACAAAGAACGTCCTTGTTCACGCACAAGGACGAAGACATCAGCCTATCACTTACAAGGCTTTGAAACTAGCTGATGCATTTGCATGCTCAGTAGTAAACTGCCACAGGTCCCGACCTTGATGCATGTGTCAAATGATAAGCAGTTATCCAGCAAATTAATAATACACAACAGCTCCCTTCTAGGGGAGTCTGACCCTCCAGCTTCCCTGCTCTTGCCTGTCCCTAGTGCTCTGAAACACATGCACGCGcttgtgcgcgcgcgcacacacacacaaacacacacacacaagcatgcatgcacacacaccagctCATTTGCTTACCATTAATTTCCTGGATCTCTAGGTCAGGTGAAGCCATGTAATACTTATCACATAGGAGCTTGGCCATGTCGTAGGCATCTGGGAGGAGAGGGAACCACTCAGGTTATGGGTGGCTGGCCCATAATGTACTGACATTGGGCATCACCAACATGAAACCCATGGGGACATGCCCCTACCCACTGGGAGTGGGTCACCCTCTGTCCAGGTTATATGGGAAGGGTCCCTGGAGCTCCTTAATGGGCCAGACCTATGGTGCGGGAGGTGGGAGGGCTCACCTTTCACCACATCAGACACGTTGCAATTGGGGTCAATGCTGCCAATGTGTTTGGGGTGAGCCGGGTTGGTACTTCCATCAAAGATGAGGGctgtggagacaggaaaggacaCTGCTGGTTAGTTCACAGGGCCTTGCCCTCCGATTTCCCAAATGTTGTACCCATCACCTCATCTGTAAGCTCTGTACACTCCATGCTAACCATGACCCCCAAATCCAGTCTTCCCCCAGGTCAAGGCCTCCCACGGCCTCTATACCCCTAAGCAGTCCTTCTATAGGCTTTTCCCACATCACACCTTATTAAAtgtatagtttgtttttttaaaagatttatttatttatttatttatttatttatttatttattatgtatacagtggtctgcctgcatgtacatctgcaggccagaagagggcaccagatctcattacagatggctgtgagccatcatgtggttgctgggaattgaactctggaagaacagctaggctcttaaccattgagccatctctccagccccaccccccttttttttgagattgggtttctttgtgtagccctggctgtcttgcaacttactatatagacccggctgccctcaaactcaagacattcaccagcctctgcctcccaagagctagggattaaagacgtgcaccaccactgcctggcttatttttatttatttatttacattttttttgaggcaaagtctcactatgtagctaagctTGGCCTCAAGCatacaatcctcctgccccagcctcccaggtgctaagattaaaggcatatgctaccacacctgacgTAAGCCAGTAACTCGTGGGGAGCCCTGCTTTCCTGTCAGGGGTAGTGGCCCTTCCCGACATGCCCTGCCAGGACCCCTTGCCCTTCCGAGGCAGCCAGAGCTCACTGTGCTGGTTGATGAGCATGCGGATGGAGATGCGGCTGAGGTAGAAGCGGTCCAGGAAGTACTGGATGTTCTGGTTGGAGACGGGGTCATCGCCGTAGGTGTCCTTGTACTCCAGCACTCCCTGTGCCATGGTAGGTACTACATCATTGTGCCGGTTCCGGATGGTGACCAGGGCTTCGGTGAACCTTCAGAGAAGGCAGTCTCAGACTTGGGCACCACGGGGGCACAGTGCTCAGCTGCCTTCAGTCCACCCTTATTCTCCCAGCTGCCCATCCATCTTCTTGCCTGCAGCTGAAGGTCTGTTCCTGAGGTCAGGGTTCACCACGTTCTCTTGGCATATTGATAACTGGAGTCTGCATCGCTCTCAGATAACCAGGATTTCCCACAAGTAGCCTGTCTCCCACTTTCTTAGGGTACCCCTGAAGGCAGGGGCCTCCTCCTGCACCCAGCTGGCATTCCATCCCTGGGGCCCTGACCAAGATGTCCTTGCCTGAACCCGCCTTCTTGTCCCTGAAGAGGGTGCTCACTCACTGGCTTAGGGTCCGTTGATCCTCTGGGTCCTTGTCCAGGAATTCCATGATGTCTAGCAGACTCTGGACATACCtgtgggaagggagaaggggccTGAGCTCAGCTGAGACTACAGAAtgctccctcccaccccctcagACACCATGGTAGCCATGGGTTCTGGGTTTCCCTGGCAACCTAGTAAGTTGTACAAGGAGACCTCGAATCTGCTGGTTCCCTTACAGCACATTTCTCTGCTTCAGAATCCTGTAACAGCGACCGTAGGAGGGACCAGAAATCACTCCCTGCTAGAGGCTGCATAGGACAGGGGACTGAGGCCCAACTGTACCAAAGGCCACAGTAACAGAGggctcagacatccacctgccttgcTGAGGGCCTTTACAGACAAAGATCCTGGCACCTCCCACAAGGAGATAAGGTATCTAGTGGACTATGGGTGCAACTGACAGGCTGGCTGGCACAGGGCCGCTCCCACAGTGATCTGGAAACTCTctagggagcctcagttgagaaggGTGAGTAGGTGTGGCTAGTTCTGTCCTGAGGTAGGACCAGGGAGGCTTACTCTGCCCTGCAAGAGcagagtgtgggtgtgggtgggccCTACTGTCTGCTCCACCTACCGGCTTGGCAGAGGGGCAGGGTCTCCTCTCCACTTAGGAAAAATTAGTAGACAAGGCAGAGTCAGGGCACTGAGCTTCTACATATGAGGTGGGCCTGGGTAGTAGATGGTGCCAATTTGGTACCACTGACCCCTTGTCCCACTGCGCTCTGACTTTAGCTTCCCCTACAGATATGCCCAGTCTGTGTCTTGTTCTGGAAAGCGGGAGTACCAGTCTCCCTCTGTTCCTTATGGCAAAACCACTCTGGCCCTAGGATGGGAGGGGCTCCCTGGAACCCTGTCAGGGATTGCTCCTGAGGCCCAGCAGTGTGTCCAGAAGAGAGGCCAGGTTAGGACCTAGTCCAAAGCACTCAGAACTctgagaagagaggcaggaaggagcccTGGAGCAGCATCACAGCTGGATAGGAGTACAGCAAAGCCTCATGGGTATCCACAACTCCAGCCACCTACAGAGCTGCCATTGCTCAGACTCTCACCTCAACCACTACTCAGGTTCTCTTCTGTGTAGATCCCGCAGCTAACATCAAAGAAGTGCTGGTTCTGCTGGGCTCTAGTGTGGCCCCAGGAAAGCTGCGGAACTTCTCTGGCTTTGTCTCTGCACCAGAACGGTGGAAGTTCTTATCCCCACCACACAGTGAGCACTCAGAATGCTGGTTGCTCCAAACCTGTCACCAGCTGAGTACAGCCACTCAGCTTCACTACTGCCTGTGCTTTAGGTTATGAGCCATGCCACACTTTAGGCTAGCCTGCACTGGGAGCAGGGACAGGCTTGGTCTGGGGCCCCAGACCTCCTCCCTGTCCTTCCCAGCCAGAACCTAGCACAAGGCCTGTGGAAGTTGCTCTTCTTGCTTACTGGCAAGAATAGGAAGGACGAAGAGACCATCTTCCTGTCAGATTGCTCTCACCCTGCCCAGGGCAGATATCATCATCAGGAGGACCTCAGTCTCCTCAGAGAGGCATGACAGCTGACTCACTGAGCTACTGCTGTGGTCTACACTGCTGCCCTCCTGGGCTCGTAGGCCCACTAGGGCCTCTGGTCACTAATGAGGTGGCTCTGAGAAAGGGGGTACTTGGGAGAGAAGCTACAAGCATGAACatgtggaagagggaagggaaaagaagaggagggaacagTTAGAGGGTGAGGTCACATGACCCCTGCTCAAGGTCCAGGGTGCATGGggacagaagagtcagagacaggaggctctggGCACACCACAAGGTAGCAATGGGCAGGGTCCCAGTTTCCAAGCCCAGGCAGGGCTGTGCGGTGAGCTTCAGGGAAGAGGTGGAACTGGTTGCATGGCCACCGACATGGAACATAGGGTACCTGGACACACTGACAAAGGCAGTGCTGTTGGGTTTGCTTGGGTTCACTGTGGAGACTCACATGACTGCCTGCCCCTCAAAGGGCCATTTTCATAGGGAGTTATGGCTAGATGCAGTCCTGCGACCCAGGGGAGAAGACGGGGATTTTGTTCCGGGCTCTTGGTCTAGCACTGAGGTACCACAGGCTTGGCCTTCCACATTACCTGGAGTAGAGCTTGTATCCTTCAGAAAGACACTGGGATGGGCTACTTGAGCAAGCTAAAGGCTAAGTGTGTGTCCAGGTCTGGAGGGGAAGGCCTAGGGACTAACCCATGCCCTCCTTGGTAGAATCTAGTGTTCCCAAGCCCTCAAGATAACACAGAGGCACCCCCATCCATCCCCTAGACAATAACCTCCCGGGAGTGGAATGCAGGCCTGAGGGGAGAGGCATgcagtggagggaggagggcgtGCAGCCACCTGCAAATAGTGTGTGGGAGTGGAGGGATGGCTGAGCCAAGGGAGTAAGCGTGTAAATGTGAAGACTGTGTATCTGTGGGTGTGGACCGGCATCAAAAGCTGCTGGGAACAAGAGCGTGAAGGAGGCCACGGCCACATAAGTAGGATGGCTATTTGCATGAAGGGAGAGAGTAGAGATGGCCCACCTCTGAAGTCACTCTGTGAATGGGCAGCCAGCTTAGGTTTGGACATGGCTGTTCCCAAAGAACACTGGGACGCACCAGCCCAAGGGAAAGATGGGGTTCACAGCAGGAGGCTCAGGGTGAGGCAGGACTTAGCTTTAAGAAATGCCTTGGGGATCACTACCTGTAGGACTACTCATCAGCTACCTAGTGTGGGCCAGGAGAGACAGGCTGGCTTCCCGCAGGCTCCAGCTCCTGTGGGTGGGTCTTCGGCCTCCTATTCTGCTCAGGACAATGGCTGTAGAGTGGGAGTGGGGCTCTTCATAGGCAAGGCCTGGGGTCTACACACCTTGTGGATAAACCAGGAAGGTGGATGAGAGGGTGATGGccatccacacatacatacataccctgCCACTGAATCACCCCCCTCCATACACTCCTTCCAACCCCACAAAACCCAGTGACGGGGGTAACTCACTGGCTGTGCTTCCTAGAGAACCTTCCTACCCATCCAAGCCTCTTCAGGCAATCTTCCTCCTGAGAGGAACCAATGGATACCCCTCTGGACCCTGGGAGCACCAGAAGACGAATCATTGCTGAAGGTGAGCTCCCTTTCCCACAGATGTGCGTGGGAATGTGGAAATCACTGCCCTGCGGCATAACCCCACAGAAAGCCTTTTTCCTGTCCCTTCCCAAACGCAGCCTACGGGACCTGTGGTCTGGGTTTGAAGCCCAGATCCACCACTACTCCCTAACTGACCTTAACCACGGCTCCCCACTTCCTGCGCCTCCATCTCTTATCTGGAGATAGTGAAGAGACTTACATGCTAGGGCAGGTCATGAAGACTACAGGACCACCTGAGCCGGCACACGGGATGGCCCCTGATGCTCCAACGACCTGAGCCGGCACACGGGATGGCCCCTGATGCTCCAACGACCTTGGATGTGTTGTCATTTGGCTCACTGTGTATTGCCTTTTCCTCACTGTGTATTGCCTCTGAGACATCTGACATATTATATCACCTTTCACTGACCAGTGTGACCTCCCGGAAGCATGGGACCATGGCTGGCACTGTCTAAATCCTAGatgtgtgtgctggctagttttatgtcaacttgacaccaactagggtcactggagaggaggaagcaccggctgagaaaatgccttcataacaCCGGACCGTAGGGAAGTCTGTAGGGCAATTTTTAAATCAGTGGTTGATAGAGGAGggtgaggccaccctgggctggtggtcctaggtgctagaagaaagcaggctgagtaaacaATGGGGTGCAAGCTGGTACTGCCTTTCTTTAATGATGGACCATGATATGGAAGTGTccatcaaataaaccctttcctccccaagttgcttttggtcatggtgtttcatcgcagcaacgGTAAGCCTAACGAAGACAATGCATTTCACACTCTCAGTAAATATGGGACCCTGAGAAACAGCCTGGGACACCACTATAAAGGCCAGGAAGCTGAGCCCAAGCAAGACCACATTGCTGTGCATCCATCACGACTCTCAGTCCCAAGCGTCACACATGCCGTTGCCAAGCCTAGGGAGTAGCGCACCTTCCAGTAACTGCCAAGACATGGCCCCACTACTCCAAGTCTGAGCAGCTGAAGAACTGATCAAGTTTATGTTGAACTGGGAATCATCATTTCAAGCACCAGCCGAGGCCTCGAGTGATCTATTAACTATGACTATGTATTAACTATGACTGTGTATTTAACTATGCTGCCtgccgctccccccccccccccgccccgtgtcCCCTGTGGGAGCTTCTGCTCTATACTCAGCAGCCTCAGGCTAGTGGCCCTCTTTCCAGGCTCCCTGTGAAGAAGGCCCTGGCCACCCCCACCAGCCCACTATCCCAGTCACCTACAGTTTACCCAATACTGTCTCACAGAAAAACACCCCAGCTCCGGGAACAAATCAGATCTCCCATTTACGCGTCTCCTGCTGTAGCTGAGGCCCACCGGCTCTGCAAACCCCCTCTGCAGCTCTTTAGTGTATCAAGATGACCAACCACCACCTTGGCAAGCTCCTGGAGGCTGAATTATCCACTGGGGGAATGTTTTCTCTGACTCTTCCCCTCCCTGCTATGTCCTGGCAGTCCTTCCAAGCTTTGAGAGAAGAATAAGTCAGGCTAAGCCCTAAGATGTCTCAGGGCTCTCGGGAAGAGGAGTCACAGGCGGTCCAGCAACCCCCTGCCCTCCATATGGCACCCTGCCTGACTGCCTTAGGACAGCGCCTTGGGAGGGCTCTGAGAAGTCCTGTCATGAAGTCAGGGACCAGCTGGTGAGCCAGCCAAGCCAGTCAGCCGGACAGActggaggagggcagggagaACAGATGGTACCTTCTGTTCCCTCCCCACAGCTCTGCTACCCTGTGGTAAGACATGCAGACTGGCTCAGAGGTCCTGGACCTCCTGGTGCAGTGCTCAGTGATGGGTGACCTGGTTGGGTCACCTGAAAATCAAACCGCCCTCCACCCACCCCTTACCTTCTCAGTTACATTCACAGCCTTGCCTTTCTTTCCAGCTGTGGAGTATCCAAGTCCTTCTGTGCATCTGTTTCAATTttcacatttgttttgttttgaaacatgttgcccaggctggtcttgaactcctgaacgCATTATCCCCCTGCTTCAATCTCCTAACCACTAGGAAAACAGGTACCGCCTCCACCCTGCTCAGTTTTCTCCATGTCGAGAGTCAGCAGGCACTGAGCACCTAAAGCACACCTGACCTTGTGTGTACAACCCTGTCCCTTACTGGAGCCCACCTCTCTAGAATAAGCCATGGAGCTGCACATCCCTGCATAGACGCAGTGCTGGAAGGGCACCAAAGAACCGCAGGACATCCTAGCAGGGACTGTAGGAAAGAGGGTAAGGGCGGATGTGTTCTGTTTACGCTTCTGTGTTTCACGAGTGTCAAAATGGACACAAAATCTCTGTAGTGGGAGATGTCACAATCAATGTCatttcataaacaaacaaacaaaaaccaaaaaacccctaACCTTCCCTGCTCGTGACGACTCCACTTGTTTGCACTGTACTTTGTTTGCCCTGTCTTGGCAGAATTTCATCTCCCAGGGACACTGAGGGCTCCTTGTGGGAAACTTGCTGTGtctttgtatttgtgtatgtgtgacacTGAGACCTGAACTCAGGGCCCCATCTACAGCAGGCAGCTGCTTTACCACTGacctacagtcccagcactttgttcttgttgtttggtttttcaagaccgggtttctctatgtagccctggccatcctggaaccagctgtgtagactaggctggttttgaactcagagagatctgcctgcttctgcttcctgagtgctgggattaaaggtgtgagccaccactgtcccACCTGGCCCAACCAGCCCTTagttgattttgagacagggtcttactaagttCCTCAGGTTGGCCTTAAAATCCTGACTGTCCTACCTCAGCCCCCCGAGCTAGGATTATACATAGGTCAGTGACAGTAGTGCCGCCTAAGCTATTTCTCCACTGCTAGGGAACAACCCAGGGCTTTGGCGTGCTAGGCAAAGGCACATTTTATTACTGAGCGTCACAGTCAGCTGCTACTTGCTTAGACACGGGACAGTGTTGGGTCCACAGACAGGACTGACACAAGCTCCCAAGCTCCAGGGAAACCTCGGTCATTCCACCTCGCAAATCCTGAAGACGAGATTTCTGTCGGATTGCCACAAAAGCCCATTGATGACCAGCCAGGGACACGCCCAGGGACAGACACACCTTTGTTTATAATTCATGTGAAGTTATTGGCTAGTGGCCTCCAGTTACCAGCTCTAGACAGAGTTCTGTGCCTACGACTGCCTGTAATAAACTTTTGATCCCTGCCCTTGGAATGCTTGGGGAAGGGACAACTGTGCTGCCTGTGTTTAACTGGGTGCTTCCCCAGTATTCAAGACAGTCAGATAACTGTCTTGCCACTTGGATAACTGCACCGTcatcttatttcttgttttcccaAGTTACCTGGGCAAACAGGGGCTTGGGCTCCAGGAGCAGGTCAAGGGTTACTGCTGACATTCGCATGACTTTCGCTCCAGCTGGGAAAGCTGCACTTTCTTGGAGGGACCCTAGTTTCCCAGGGAAAGCAGGACTATGAGACAGGGCCTGAACTTGATCTTTGTCCCTGTTCAGGCTGAGCATTTCCACGTGTTCTTGGCAACTCCCCAGTCTCGTGGAGCCCGTGTGCCTTGCCTTTGTCCTAGCCTCTGACCCAAGAATCGAGGAACATGACGATAAAGGAAGGGGGATGGAACGTGCGGGGCCTCACCAGCTCTGCACCAGCTGCACTGAGGGGGTGCCCAGCACCCGGTCGGGAAGCAGGTTAATCTCTTTCATGATGTTGGCCAGGCGCACAGGCAGTTCCTGCCGGAGGAAGGTGAACGAAGTTTTCTCGCAggcattgctggatcctgagggtAAGAGAGGCGTGGATCAACAGCTGCAAACCATGGGAACTGGCAGGGCATGGAGCCTTCCCAGAGACCCCACTACCCAGGTTGACACATCAGTGCAGGCAGAGACTGCCGGGAACGAACCAGCCCTCTGCGCCTACACTCCAGGAGCAGTAGCATCAACTGACCCTTAGCGAAAACCCCACCGCCTTTAACCAGGGAGACAAGATACGCCTGGGGCACATTCTGAACTGTT
Coding sequences:
- the Pdk2 gene encoding pyruvate dehydrogenase kinase, isozyme 2 isoform X1, translating into MKEINLLPDRVLGTPSVQLVQSWYVQSLLDIMEFLDKDPEDQRTLSQFTEALVTIRNRHNDVVPTMAQGVLEYKDTYGDDPVSNQNIQYFLDRFYLSRISIRMLINQHTLIFDGSTNPAHPKHIGSIDPNCNVSDVVKDAYDMAKLLCDKYYMASPDLEIQEINATNATQPIHMVYVPSHLYHMLFELFKNAMRATVESHESSLTLPPIKIMVALGEEDLSIKMSDRGGGVPLRKIERLFSYMYSTAPTPQPGTGGTPLAGFGYGLPISRLYAKYFQGDLQLFSMEGFGTDAVIYLKALSTDSVERLPVYNKSAWRHYQTIQEAGDWCVPSTEPKNTSTYRVS
- the Pdk2 gene encoding pyruvate dehydrogenase kinase, isozyme 2 isoform X2 produces the protein MRWVRALWKNASLAGAPKYIEHFSKFSPSPLSMKQFLDFGSSNACEKTSFTFLRQELPVRLANIMKEINLLPDRVLGTPSVQLVQSWYVQSLLDIMEFLDKDPEDQRTLSQFTEALVTIRNRHNDVVPTMAQGVLEYKDTYGDDPVSNQNIQYFLDRFYLSRISIRMLINQHTLIFDGSTNPAHPKHIGSIDPNCNVSDVVKDAYDMAKLLCDKYYMASPDLEIQEINATNATQPIHMVYVPSHLYHMLFELFKNAMRATVESHESSLTLPPIKIMVALGEEDLSIKMSDRGGGVPLRKIERLFSYMYSTAPTPQPGTGGTPLAGFGYGLPISRLYAKYFQGDLQLFSMEGFGTDAVIYLKALSTDSVERLPVYNKSAWRHYQTIQEAGDWCVPSTEPKNTSTYRVS